The following are from one region of the Paenibacillus bovis genome:
- a CDS encoding O-acetyl-ADP-ribose deacetylase gives MEIQFKNTVIEAVQGDITRETTDVIVNAANSSLLGGGGVDGAIHRAGGPEILEECQKIRARQGGCATGEAVITTAGRLPARYVVHTVGPVWNGGSNGEDNLLHNCYLNSLALANDHGATSISFPNISTGIYGYPKSQAADVAIQAIKEYVQLSGKGHMQRIRFVCYDAENLALYEQKLEQAFQQS, from the coding sequence ATGGAAATACAATTTAAGAATACAGTGATCGAAGCCGTGCAGGGTGATATTACCAGAGAGACTACAGATGTTATCGTCAATGCCGCCAATTCCAGCCTGCTGGGCGGTGGCGGTGTCGATGGAGCGATTCATCGTGCTGGCGGACCGGAGATTCTGGAGGAGTGTCAAAAGATTCGCGCTCGTCAGGGCGGATGCGCAACCGGTGAAGCTGTCATTACAACCGCAGGCAGACTGCCGGCTCGTTATGTAGTGCATACGGTAGGTCCGGTATGGAATGGTGGCAGCAATGGGGAAGATAATTTGCTGCATAACTGCTACCTGAATTCTCTGGCACTGGCTAATGACCATGGAGCGACCAGCATTTCTTTTCCCAATATCAGTACAGGCATCTATGGCTATCCCAAATCCCAGGCTGCCGATGTAGCGATTCAGGCTATAAAGGAATATGTGCAGCTCAGTGGTAAAGGACATATGCAGCGTATCCGGTTCGTCTGCTATGATGCAGAGAATCTGGCACTGTATGAGCAGAAACTGGAGCAGGCTTTTCAGCAGTCCTGA
- a CDS encoding bifunctional alpha,alpha-trehalose-phosphate synthase (UDP-forming)/trehalose-phosphatase, whose amino-acid sequence MSKIIFVSNRLPVTVKKNESDLQYSKSIGGLATGLKSYHEQGDSLWAGWPGISSNDLNEQDEKEIDQELREEYNCLPIFLSEEEIEQYYHGFCNETIWPLFHYFTNATEYNTDTWEAYKKVNQKFFDSIDPVIEPNDTIWIHDYQLMLLPQMIREKYPDTKIGFFLHIPFPSFEIYRLLIWREEILRGLMGANLIGFHTYDYVRHFLSSVRRLLGKEHNLYKVNYETYSVQVEAFPMGIDYEYFSKSSGQDGLSNEALEFIESTKSVQNIISVDRLDYTKGLPERIKAFKQFLIKYPEYHEKVRLNLIVAPSRVGVEAYDNLKREIEELVSAVNGQFGTLSWMPVWFFFRTFTQDDLIAFYRNSDVLLVTPLRDGMNLVAKEYIAARNDYKGMLVMSETAGAASELGEAVIVNANDYGAIAAGIKTALDMPDHEKIERNKMLHRRISRYNVKFWADEFLEALKNTTDSQVETKDVIDIKSEPSNVEKAYVDSNKRVLFLDYDGTLVGFKPTPDQAKPDEELRQILSDLCADKRNTVVIITGRDRDVIEKWLGDLDLHIIASHGLWLREPGGEWRMTMSVDNDWKESIRHVLEMYTDRTPGSLIEEKEYSLAWHYRQCEPEIGALKRNELREALLSITQSMSLGILEGNKVLEIKDTRMNKGHGAHQMMQGKDYDFIFGVGDDHTDEDLFDALPEDAFSIKVGAGSTHANYRLQSFRNIRQLLKRFVDMSNK is encoded by the coding sequence ATGAGTAAAATAATTTTCGTATCCAATCGTCTACCAGTAACAGTGAAAAAAAATGAGTCCGATCTTCAATATAGTAAAAGTATCGGTGGCCTGGCTACCGGACTAAAAAGTTATCATGAGCAGGGGGATAGCCTGTGGGCCGGTTGGCCTGGTATTTCCAGCAATGATCTGAATGAACAGGACGAGAAAGAGATTGATCAGGAGCTGCGTGAAGAGTACAATTGCCTGCCGATCTTCCTGTCCGAAGAAGAAATCGAACAGTATTACCATGGATTCTGTAATGAAACCATCTGGCCGCTGTTCCATTATTTCACCAATGCGACCGAGTACAATACCGATACGTGGGAAGCTTACAAAAAGGTCAACCAGAAATTCTTTGACTCCATTGATCCGGTGATCGAACCCAATGACACGATCTGGATTCACGATTATCAGCTGATGCTGCTGCCGCAGATGATTCGTGAGAAATATCCGGATACCAAAATCGGATTTTTCCTGCATATTCCGTTTCCTTCATTCGAAATTTATCGTTTACTTATCTGGCGTGAAGAGATCCTTAGAGGACTCATGGGCGCCAATCTGATCGGATTCCATACTTATGATTATGTACGTCATTTCCTGAGCAGTGTACGCCGTTTGCTAGGCAAAGAACATAACCTCTACAAAGTGAATTATGAAACATACAGTGTGCAGGTAGAAGCATTCCCGATGGGCATTGACTATGAATACTTCTCCAAATCTTCGGGACAGGATGGTCTGTCCAATGAAGCACTGGAATTTATCGAAAGCACCAAATCCGTACAAAATATTATCTCGGTCGACCGTCTGGATTATACGAAAGGACTGCCTGAGCGTATTAAGGCATTCAAGCAGTTCCTGATCAAATATCCGGAATATCATGAAAAGGTTCGCTTAAACCTGATCGTGGCTCCTTCCCGTGTAGGTGTGGAAGCTTACGATAATCTCAAGCGTGAGATTGAAGAGCTGGTCAGCGCGGTGAATGGACAGTTCGGTACACTGAGCTGGATGCCGGTCTGGTTCTTCTTCCGTACTTTTACACAGGACGATCTGATTGCGTTCTATCGTAACAGCGATGTGCTGCTGGTTACTCCGCTGCGCGATGGAATGAACCTGGTAGCCAAAGAGTATATTGCTGCTCGCAATGACTATAAAGGCATGCTCGTGATGAGTGAGACTGCCGGTGCAGCGAGTGAGCTGGGTGAGGCGGTTATCGTCAATGCCAATGATTACGGTGCGATTGCTGCCGGTATCAAAACGGCTCTGGATATGCCGGATCATGAGAAAATCGAGCGCAACAAAATGCTGCATCGCCGGATTTCCCGTTACAATGTGAAATTCTGGGCAGACGAGTTCCTCGAAGCACTCAAAAATACAACAGATTCCCAGGTGGAAACCAAGGATGTAATCGACATCAAATCCGAACCTTCCAATGTGGAAAAAGCATATGTAGATTCCAACAAACGCGTGCTGTTCCTGGACTATGATGGTACGCTGGTAGGATTCAAGCCAACACCGGATCAGGCCAAGCCGGACGAGGAACTGCGTCAGATCCTGAGTGATCTGTGTGCCGACAAGCGTAACACTGTTGTTATTATTACCGGCCGCGACCGCGATGTAATTGAGAAATGGCTGGGCGATCTGGATCTGCATATTATTGCTTCCCATGGTCTATGGCTGCGTGAGCCAGGCGGCGAGTGGAGAATGACCATGAGTGTGGATAATGATTGGAAAGAATCGATCCGTCATGTACTGGAAATGTATACTGACCGCACACCAGGTTCCCTGATCGAGGAAAAAGAATACTCTCTCGCTTGGCACTACAGACAGTGTGAGCCGGAAATCGGTGCGCTGAAACGCAATGAATTGCGTGAAGCACTGCTCTCGATCACACAGTCGATGAGTCTTGGTATTCTGGAAGGCAACAAAGTACTGGAGATCAAGGATACCCGCATGAACAAAGGTCATGGCGCCCATCAGATGATGCAGGGCAAAGATTATGACTTTATCTTCGGTGTAGGCGATGACCATACCGATGAGGATCTGTTTGATGCGTTGCCGGAAGATGCATTCTCTATCAAGGTGGGAGCAGGTAGTACACACGCCAACTACCGACTGCAATCTTTCCGTAATATTCGTCAGCTGCTCAAACGTTTTGTAGATATGAGTAACAAATAA
- a CDS encoding aldo/keto reductase family protein — protein MKYRNLGHTGLKVSEIALGSWLTYGTAAEQQAADQCIRTAFEYGINFFDTANAYNRGEGEKAIGAALSAYERSSYVLSTKVFFPMGEGPNDRGLSRKHIIEQCDASLKRLGTDYIDIYFCHRFDQETPVEETLRALDDLTAQGKILYAGVSEWSAAQIAGAAAISDRLRLRPLASNQPIYNLFERYIEDEVLPVSMQHGLGQVVFSPLAQGVLTGKYKPGQAPAAGTRAADDSVNQVINSYLREDVLGVVAELNELAGSMDITLSQLALAWVLRQPGVSSAIIGATKPHQIQENVEAVNISLNTEVLEQIDQIMLKIKDFAPMR, from the coding sequence ATGAAATACCGTAATCTTGGCCATACCGGCCTCAAAGTAAGTGAAATTGCGCTTGGCAGCTGGCTTACCTACGGTACTGCCGCCGAGCAGCAAGCCGCTGATCAGTGTATTCGTACAGCTTTTGAATATGGTATTAACTTTTTCGATACAGCAAACGCTTACAACCGTGGCGAGGGTGAAAAAGCCATCGGTGCCGCCCTGTCTGCTTATGAACGTTCCAGTTATGTACTGAGCACCAAGGTCTTTTTCCCAATGGGCGAGGGCCCCAATGATCGCGGTTTGTCACGTAAGCATATTATCGAACAATGCGACGCCAGTCTGAAGCGTCTGGGTACCGACTATATTGATATTTATTTCTGTCACCGGTTTGATCAGGAGACACCGGTCGAAGAAACGCTGCGCGCGCTGGATGATCTGACCGCACAGGGCAAGATTCTATATGCCGGTGTCAGTGAATGGAGTGCCGCCCAGATTGCCGGTGCTGCTGCGATCAGCGATCGCCTTCGTCTGCGTCCACTCGCTTCCAATCAGCCAATCTATAATCTGTTTGAGCGGTATATCGAAGATGAAGTACTGCCGGTATCCATGCAGCATGGGCTGGGTCAGGTCGTCTTCTCTCCTCTCGCACAGGGTGTACTGACCGGTAAATACAAACCGGGACAGGCTCCGGCGGCAGGTACGCGCGCTGCCGACGATTCTGTGAATCAGGTGATTAACAGCTATCTGCGTGAGGATGTACTCGGCGTTGTGGCAGAGCTGAATGAATTGGCTGGCAGTATGGATATCACTTTGTCCCAGCTAGCTCTTGCCTGGGTACTGCGTCAACCGGGTGTTAGCTCCGCCATTATCGGGGCAACCAAGCCGCACCAGATTCAGGAGAATGTGGAAGCGGTAAATATATCTTTGAATACCGAAGTGCTGGAACAGATCGATCAGATCATGCTGAAAATCAAAGATTTTGCGCCTATGCGCTGA
- a CDS encoding galactokinase, with product MDTLEQIQQYMSQTGMQQLLTGLYGQGELEMQQSRYEQLIGNFLNHYGADMSGLQLFSASGRVEIGGNHTDHNHGKVLAGSIHLDTIAAAVPTSEPIIVLVSEGYEGEFKINLKESSAADSESATTKLLRGIVSGFLEKGLEVGGFRAYVTTNVLAASGLSSSASFEMLICTILNHFYNQGTLSAADISKIGQYAENQYWNKPSGLLDQMACAYGGMVAMDFADPSQPQVEQLQYDFQAAGYSMIVVNTGGNHADLTEDYASVPNEMFAVARALGAEFCRDITLDQIYADLPRLRRETGDRAILRAMHFLEENRRVDHQVEALRQNDMPAFLSLLTASGNSSWKWLQNCYRDSDHHDQSMAIALAITEIYLQDIGGGACRLHGGGFAGVILAVVPNEHAAGYRALIEKTLGTSIYDIRIREKGAFCLNALL from the coding sequence ATGGATACATTAGAACAGATCCAGCAATATATGAGTCAGACAGGGATGCAGCAGCTGCTGACCGGATTATACGGACAGGGCGAACTGGAGATGCAGCAGTCCCGTTATGAGCAGCTGATCGGGAATTTCCTGAATCATTACGGCGCGGATATGAGCGGATTGCAGCTGTTTAGCGCATCGGGCCGCGTAGAGATTGGTGGTAATCATACCGATCATAACCATGGCAAAGTGCTTGCAGGCAGTATTCATCTGGATACCATTGCGGCAGCGGTGCCTACATCTGAACCCATTATTGTTCTCGTCTCCGAAGGATATGAGGGAGAGTTCAAAATAAATCTAAAGGAATCTTCAGCAGCCGATTCTGAGAGCGCTACCACCAAGCTGCTGAGAGGAATTGTATCCGGTTTCCTGGAAAAAGGACTGGAAGTTGGCGGATTCCGTGCCTATGTAACGACCAATGTACTGGCAGCTTCGGGACTGAGCTCCTCGGCTTCTTTTGAAATGCTGATCTGTACGATTCTGAATCATTTCTATAATCAGGGTACGCTAAGTGCTGCCGATATCTCCAAAATCGGCCAATATGCCGAGAATCAATACTGGAACAAACCATCCGGTCTTCTGGATCAGATGGCCTGTGCCTATGGCGGTATGGTCGCGATGGACTTCGCTGATCCTTCCCAGCCTCAGGTAGAGCAGCTGCAGTATGATTTCCAGGCAGCAGGCTATTCCATGATAGTAGTAAATACCGGTGGTAATCATGCCGATCTGACAGAGGATTATGCGAGTGTACCGAATGAAATGTTCGCTGTGGCTCGTGCGCTGGGTGCCGAGTTCTGCCGGGATATTACGCTGGATCAGATCTATGCAGATCTGCCTCGCCTGCGCCGGGAGACAGGGGATCGTGCAATCCTGAGAGCAATGCATTTTCTGGAAGAGAATCGCCGTGTAGATCATCAGGTTGAAGCGCTGCGCCAGAATGATATGCCGGCATTCCTTAGCCTGCTGACCGCTTCCGGTAATTCTTCCTGGAAATGGCTGCAAAACTGCTACCGCGATTCGGATCATCACGATCAGAGTATGGCGATTGCGCTGGCTATTACAGAAATCTATTTGCAGGATATCGGCGGTGGTGCCTGTCGTCTGCATGGCGGCGGCTTTGCCGGTGTTATTCTGGCTGTAGTTCCGAATGAACATGCAGCAGGTTATAGAGCATTGATCGAGAAGACGCTGGGTACATCCATTTACGATATCCGTATTCGTGAAAAAGGGGCTTTCTGTCTGAACGCTCTGCTGTAA
- a CDS encoding response regulator transcription factor yields MSLILIIEDEPAIARVLSAYLKKAGFEVEHAADGHTAMEKFQSCSPSLVVLDIMLPGMDGWELLQLIRAQGACPVIMLTARDRMEDRLNGLDSGADDYMTKPFTPEEVVARVNAVLRRRPYLTDGASKRHFGNLVIDLAAKQVYLNGAEVPLSPRDLSLLLFLSEYPNRTFTRDHLIEQVWGMDYEGSDRAVDLSIKRLRQSLSHWSADTGEIRTLRGMGYQFWVNE; encoded by the coding sequence ATGAGTCTGATTCTGATTATCGAGGACGAACCGGCGATTGCCCGTGTATTGTCCGCTTATTTAAAAAAAGCAGGCTTTGAAGTGGAACATGCCGCAGACGGTCATACGGCCATGGAAAAATTCCAGTCCTGCTCTCCTTCTCTCGTCGTGCTTGATATTATGCTTCCGGGCATGGATGGCTGGGAGCTGCTGCAGCTTATCCGCGCGCAGGGCGCTTGTCCGGTAATTATGCTGACTGCGCGAGACCGGATGGAAGACCGGCTGAACGGACTGGACAGTGGCGCCGATGATTATATGACCAAGCCTTTTACACCGGAAGAAGTAGTGGCACGGGTGAACGCGGTGCTGCGCCGTCGCCCTTATTTGACCGATGGTGCGAGCAAGCGTCATTTTGGCAATCTGGTGATTGATTTGGCAGCCAAGCAGGTCTATCTCAATGGTGCAGAAGTGCCGCTCAGTCCGCGCGATCTGTCGCTGCTGCTGTTCCTTTCCGAATATCCCAATCGCACCTTTACCCGGGATCATCTAATTGAACAGGTATGGGGCATGGATTATGAAGGCAGTGACCGGGCGGTTGATCTATCGATCAAACGGCTTCGCCAATCCCTCTCCCACTGGTCTGCAGATACCGGAGAGATCCGTACATTACGAGGAATGGGGTATCAATTTTGGGTAAACGAGTAA
- a CDS encoding carbohydrate ABC transporter permease, producing MPAVIPLLVFWLGPLGYIFYLSFTDWDFMSPDKLFVGWDNYRYLLGNPEFYQALKVTGLFGLGSVIPIMVGGLLLALLMNSKLRTSGIYRAFIFSPWVTPTVAVSIVWSWIFQPDVGYANHVLSWFGVAGIGWLQDSNWALIAVLIVTLWKSVGWAMIFYLVALRNLPSDLLEAASIDGANAWSKFRHITLPLISPTTFFLAVILTIQSLQAYDQINVMTQGGPAGSTRTLLYLYYQSAFEAFNVGEASSVAVVIILICVLLSGCSFLIGRKMVHYQ from the coding sequence ATGCCGGCGGTCATTCCGCTGCTGGTATTCTGGCTGGGACCTCTTGGATACATATTTTATCTGAGCTTTACGGATTGGGACTTTATGAGTCCGGACAAGCTGTTTGTCGGCTGGGACAATTATCGTTATCTGCTGGGCAATCCCGAGTTCTATCAGGCGCTGAAAGTAACAGGTTTGTTCGGACTGGGAAGTGTAATTCCAATTATGGTGGGCGGACTGCTGCTGGCGCTGCTGATGAACAGCAAGCTGCGGACTTCGGGTATATACCGGGCTTTTATTTTCTCGCCCTGGGTAACGCCGACAGTAGCCGTATCCATTGTCTGGTCGTGGATTTTCCAGCCGGATGTGGGTTATGCGAACCATGTACTAAGCTGGTTCGGTGTGGCAGGGATCGGCTGGCTGCAGGATTCAAACTGGGCGCTGATCGCGGTACTGATCGTGACCTTGTGGAAATCGGTAGGTTGGGCAATGATCTTCTATCTGGTGGCGCTGCGCAATCTGCCCTCGGATCTGTTGGAAGCTGCTTCAATAGACGGAGCCAACGCATGGAGTAAGTTTCGCCATATTACCCTGCCACTGATCTCACCGACTACTTTTTTCCTGGCTGTTATCCTGACGATCCAGTCCTTGCAGGCGTATGATCAGATCAATGTCATGACACAGGGCGGTCCGGCAGGCTCAACACGTACGCTGCTGTATCTGTATTATCAATCCGCCTTTGAGGCATTCAATGTAGGGGAGGCTTCGTCAGTGGCAGTCGTTATTATTCTAATTTGTGTCTTGTTATCAGGGTGCTCCTTCCTGATCGGACGAAAGATGGTGCATTACCAGTGA
- a CDS encoding GbsR/MarR family transcriptional regulator, which translates to MEKEINEIPNEDQRSRQQELRTEMIEAIAQTMDLYGVNHSFGQLYGVMYFEDRPMTLEEMKNDMNMSKSNMSYAVRSLMESRMINKLDEKRDRKDQYQAETNYFRTFQNFFGTRLQREIDVMTASMNEVIPQLSEIILSRHTTAEERESCLRDLHKLQHAQQYYEWLQHFVNELQAGTYFPSLAQDE; encoded by the coding sequence ATGGAAAAGGAAATAAATGAGATTCCTAATGAAGACCAACGTTCCCGCCAGCAGGAATTGCGTACCGAAATGATCGAAGCGATTGCACAGACGATGGATCTGTACGGCGTAAATCATTCATTCGGTCAGTTATATGGTGTGATGTATTTTGAAGATCGCCCCATGACTCTTGAAGAAATGAAAAATGATATGAATATGAGCAAAAGCAATATGAGCTATGCTGTTCGCTCCCTGATGGAATCGCGTATGATCAACAAGCTCGACGAAAAGCGCGATCGCAAAGATCAATATCAGGCAGAAACCAATTATTTCCGTACGTTCCAGAACTTCTTCGGTACACGACTGCAGCGCGAGATTGATGTTATGACAGCTTCGATGAATGAAGTTATTCCCCAGTTGTCCGAGATTATTCTGTCCCGGCATACCACAGCCGAGGAGCGGGAGAGTTGCCTGCGTGATCTGCACAAATTGCAGCATGCACAGCAGTATTATGAATGGCTGCAGCATTTTGTGAATGAGCTGCAGGCGGGTACTTATTTTCCTTCTTTGGCGCAAGATGAGTAA
- a CDS encoding YceI family protein, which produces MTKKTRNWIIASAVVVVLLAVGGYTFMQSYMGNKVEIQQVIPTEAAAAEGQTATSGTSVTGKELNGDWAISTGSKVYFSVTTSQETVNFVDEKVTGNWKVNVDDPAQMSAEGQIDMSAIDSGTAQRDEHVKEADFFDVSKFPNATFKATSFEGLPAEWASGATNEFKMKGTLTVKGVEKEVTFDAKGVYQDGKILLSGTTVVTFQDFGMSNPHSVVMSTENDINVQLELVLNKG; this is translated from the coding sequence ATGACGAAAAAAACAAGAAACTGGATAATTGCTTCTGCAGTTGTAGTGGTACTGCTGGCTGTTGGTGGTTATACATTTATGCAGAGTTATATGGGGAACAAAGTAGAAATCCAGCAGGTTATCCCGACAGAAGCTGCAGCCGCCGAAGGCCAGACAGCTACCAGTGGAACAAGTGTAACCGGCAAAGAGCTGAATGGAGACTGGGCGATCAGCACTGGCTCCAAAGTATACTTCTCCGTAACGACTTCACAGGAAACAGTGAACTTTGTAGATGAAAAAGTAACAGGAAACTGGAAAGTAAACGTAGACGATCCTGCGCAGATGTCGGCTGAAGGACAAATCGATATGAGTGCTATTGATTCCGGAACCGCGCAGCGTGACGAGCATGTCAAAGAAGCAGACTTTTTTGATGTAAGTAAATTCCCGAATGCTACATTCAAAGCGACTTCTTTTGAGGGACTGCCAGCCGAGTGGGCATCAGGCGCTACCAATGAGTTCAAAATGAAAGGTACGCTTACCGTCAAAGGTGTAGAAAAAGAAGTAACATTTGATGCCAAAGGAGTCTATCAGGATGGCAAGATTCTGTTATCCGGGACTACAGTGGTTACTTTCCAGGACTTTGGCATGAGCAATCCACACTCGGTCGTTATGAGTACCGAGAATGATATCAATGTACAGCTGGAACTGGTCCTGAATAAAGGCTGA
- a CDS encoding HAMP domain-containing sensor histidine kinase: MGKRVKRTRSTSLLSYWTIRYFIILCIGFTIIAAAAIYWMRDATMESRLQTAGLLGQEVADRVTSPEGQLTIPPKLDYIVKNRLFFFNIDEYICLMITDQKGDLKFSRPAMTEQQMHDKLTDDLSQPRDDRYVAITTPIDSNNEQLGKVIILQSKRALTYSPQEMMVSILLLALLILSGWLTLYLLSRKLARPLGSVADAAQQIRQGNYDVQLNIHTPEREIQQLVSSFEDMAKRLKHLEEWRALSLAGVTHELKTPVTSIKGLVMAVRDEVVVQEEAQEFLDIALKESDRMERMVADLLDYNAFASGSVEVRQDHIDLPVLISEVVYQWNLLHDTTRVHVTTDLPATSLYTIGDALRIQQIMVNLLNNSLQAAAPEQRLELHIRMYTKQQQIQIEVTDNGTGVAPEEQDYVFERFYRGEHKKRAVRGLGLGLTYSQLLAHAQQGELLLKHSSSAGTTFILQMPLSADTLSIQTAAYTAKPSFTMEALSKKY, translated from the coding sequence TTGGGTAAACGAGTAAAACGCACGCGTTCCACATCGCTCCTGTCTTACTGGACGATACGATACTTCATTATTCTATGTATTGGGTTCACTATTATTGCCGCAGCAGCAATCTACTGGATGCGCGATGCGACCATGGAGAGCCGGCTCCAGACAGCCGGATTGCTCGGTCAGGAAGTCGCTGATCGTGTGACGTCTCCGGAAGGTCAGCTCACGATCCCGCCCAAGCTTGATTATATTGTCAAAAACAGGCTCTTTTTCTTCAATATCGATGAATATATCTGCCTCATGATTACCGATCAAAAAGGCGATCTGAAATTCTCTCGTCCCGCTATGACCGAGCAGCAAATGCACGATAAACTGACCGATGATCTGAGTCAGCCCCGGGATGATCGTTATGTAGCCATTACGACGCCGATCGACAGTAACAATGAACAGCTTGGCAAAGTTATTATTTTGCAATCCAAAAGAGCACTTACGTACAGCCCCCAGGAAATGATGGTATCTATTCTGCTGCTGGCTCTTCTGATACTGTCTGGCTGGCTGACCCTTTACCTGCTGTCTCGCAAACTGGCTCGTCCGCTCGGCAGCGTAGCCGATGCCGCGCAGCAGATCCGTCAGGGCAATTATGATGTACAGCTTAATATTCATACACCCGAAAGGGAGATTCAGCAGCTGGTTTCTTCCTTTGAAGACATGGCCAAACGACTCAAGCATCTGGAGGAGTGGCGTGCTCTCTCGCTCGCCGGTGTAACCCATGAGCTGAAGACACCGGTTACTTCGATCAAGGGACTGGTTATGGCTGTACGGGATGAAGTGGTCGTACAGGAAGAAGCCCAGGAATTTCTCGATATCGCACTCAAGGAATCCGACCGGATGGAACGTATGGTCGCCGATCTGCTGGATTATAATGCATTTGCTTCGGGCAGTGTGGAGGTTCGCCAGGATCATATCGATCTTCCTGTGCTGATATCTGAAGTCGTCTACCAGTGGAATCTGTTGCATGATACTACTCGCGTTCATGTTACGACCGATCTGCCTGCGACTTCTCTGTATACTATAGGTGATGCACTGCGTATTCAACAGATTATGGTTAATCTGCTAAATAACAGTCTGCAGGCAGCTGCTCCAGAACAGAGGCTGGAGCTGCATATCCGGATGTATACCAAGCAGCAGCAGATCCAGATCGAAGTGACCGATAATGGAACCGGCGTTGCTCCGGAAGAACAGGATTATGTTTTCGAGCGCTTTTATCGTGGTGAACACAAAAAGCGGGCAGTCCGGGGTCTCGGTCTGGGTCTTACTTACAGTCAGCTTCTGGCACACGCCCAGCAGGGAGAGCTTCTGTTAAAGCACAGTTCTTCTGCGGGTACGACCTTTATATTACAGATGCCACTGTCCGCTGATACTCTATCTATTCAGACAGCTGCCTATACAGCCAAACCTTCTTTTACCATGGAAGCCCTGTCCAAAAAGTATTGA